The Vescimonas coprocola genome includes a window with the following:
- the murG gene encoding undecaprenyldiphospho-muramoylpentapeptide beta-N-acetylglucosaminyltransferase yields the protein MNVIFTCGGTAGHVNPALALAGYMQERHPDLRVLFVGTPRGMERGLIEKAGYDFRSIEVSSFQRSLSPSGIAHNVKSLKNLALAGSRARAILRDFRPDLVVGTGGYASYPMVKYAAKEGIPTAVHESNMVPGLTTKMLEGYAGCIMVGFEECRQHYKHPEKIVVTGTPVRGDFFRQTREQARQKLGLTDDRPLAVSFWGSLGARFMNEHMLDFFRLEARDGMPFHHIHAAGKGSWDTMRQTLEAEQLTKTPGLDVREYIYDMADVMRAADLVICRAGASTVSELTALAVPAVIVPSPYVTNNHQEKNARILEKHGGAQVILEKDATGEALYRAAGEILRSPELRRSMSAGMAELGIPDATERIYRTVMALRK from the coding sequence ATGAACGTGATCTTTACCTGCGGCGGCACGGCGGGCCATGTGAACCCGGCGCTGGCGCTGGCGGGCTATATGCAGGAGCGGCATCCGGATCTGCGGGTGCTGTTCGTGGGAACGCCCCGTGGTATGGAACGGGGGCTCATCGAAAAGGCGGGATACGACTTCCGCTCCATCGAGGTCTCCAGCTTTCAGCGGTCCCTGTCTCCGTCGGGCATCGCCCACAACGTGAAAAGCCTTAAAAATCTGGCGCTGGCCGGCTCCAGAGCCCGTGCCATCCTCCGGGACTTCCGACCCGATCTGGTGGTGGGGACCGGCGGCTACGCCAGCTATCCCATGGTGAAATACGCCGCCAAGGAGGGCATCCCCACGGCAGTCCACGAGTCCAATATGGTCCCCGGCCTTACCACTAAAATGCTGGAGGGCTATGCCGGGTGCATCATGGTGGGCTTCGAGGAGTGCCGCCAGCACTATAAGCACCCGGAGAAGATCGTGGTCACCGGCACACCGGTGCGGGGCGACTTCTTCCGCCAGACCAGGGAGCAGGCCCGGCAGAAGCTGGGGCTTACCGATGACCGGCCGCTGGCCGTCTCCTTCTGGGGCAGTCTCGGCGCACGATTCATGAACGAGCATATGCTGGACTTCTTCCGCTTGGAGGCGAGGGACGGAATGCCCTTTCACCACATCCACGCCGCCGGCAAGGGCAGTTGGGATACCATGCGCCAGACGCTGGAGGCAGAGCAGCTGACGAAGACACCGGGACTGGATGTCCGGGAGTATATCTACGACATGGCGGATGTCATGCGTGCGGCGGATCTGGTGATCTGCCGGGCGGGAGCCTCCACCGTCAGCGAGCTGACGGCGCTGGCAGTCCCGGCGGTGATCGTCCCCTCCCCCTACGTCACCAACAACCATCAGGAGAAGAATGCCCGGATCCTGGAAAAGCACGGCGGCGCACAGGTCATTCTGGAGAAGGATGCCACCGGCGAAGCCCTCTACCGGGCCGCCGGAGAGATCCTCCGCTCCCCGGAGCTGCGCCGCAGCATGAGCGCCGGCATGGCGGAGCTGGGCATCCCCGACGCCACGGAACGCATCTATCGGACCGTCATGGCCCTGCGGAAGTAA
- the mraY gene encoding phospho-N-acetylmuramoyl-pentapeptide-transferase, which yields MYIILAGVISLIVTLIAGKLLIPALVKLKAGQSIKEIGPTWHMTKQGTPTMGGLMFIIGIGVAILAAGWPEMLEGRFTHLYVYAFALVFGVIGYIDDYQKVKHHQNTGLTAPQKFILQLAAAVAFLCLMRYEGMLSPNLYIPFFNTHIVMNWVVYMIFAAFVIVGTVNAVNITDGLDGLSSSVTLPVALFFAVMGAVWGGFTQLGVFAGAMFGGLLGFLYYNHYPAKVFMGDTGSLFLGGAIAALAFAYDMPLILLLVGFVYLCETLSDIIQVAYFKATHGKRIFKMAPLHHHFEMCGWNEKKIVAVFTAVSALMCLLAYWGVADRFSL from the coding sequence ATGTATATTATACTGGCAGGCGTTATCAGCCTTATCGTGACACTCATCGCAGGAAAGCTGCTGATCCCGGCACTGGTGAAGCTGAAGGCGGGACAGAGCATCAAGGAGATCGGTCCCACCTGGCACATGACCAAGCAGGGGACACCCACCATGGGCGGCCTCATGTTCATCATCGGCATCGGCGTGGCCATTCTGGCGGCGGGCTGGCCGGAGATGCTGGAGGGCCGCTTCACCCACCTGTATGTCTACGCCTTTGCACTGGTGTTCGGCGTCATCGGCTACATCGACGACTATCAGAAGGTGAAGCACCATCAGAATACCGGCCTGACGGCCCCTCAGAAGTTCATTCTTCAGTTGGCGGCGGCGGTGGCCTTCCTGTGCCTTATGCGCTACGAGGGGATGCTGAGCCCCAACCTGTATATCCCCTTCTTCAACACCCACATCGTCATGAACTGGGTGGTGTATATGATCTTCGCTGCCTTCGTCATCGTGGGTACGGTGAACGCCGTCAACATCACCGACGGACTGGACGGCCTGTCCTCCAGCGTGACGCTGCCGGTGGCGCTGTTCTTTGCGGTGATGGGTGCCGTGTGGGGCGGCTTCACGCAGCTGGGTGTCTTTGCCGGGGCCATGTTCGGCGGCCTGCTGGGCTTTCTGTACTATAATCACTATCCCGCCAAGGTGTTCATGGGCGATACCGGCTCCCTGTTTCTGGGGGGCGCCATTGCGGCGCTGGCCTTCGCCTACGATATGCCGCTGATCCTGCTGCTGGTGGGCTTCGTATACCTGTGCGAGACCCTGTCCGATATCATACAGGTGGCCTACTTCAAGGCCACCCACGGCAAGCGCATCTTCAAGATGGCGCCGCTGCACCACCACTTCGAGATGTGCGGCTGGAACGAGAAGAAGATCGTGGCGGTGTTCACCGCCGTCAGCGCCCTGATGTGCCTGCTGGCCTATTGGGGCGTGGCCGACCGCTTCTCCCTGTAA
- the ftsW gene encoding putative lipid II flippase FtsW translates to MPNTVRRPDDDRRRREAQRRRQREEAERREQIRISRDHRQRTTQMERQSLMGPMDLPFLLLTLLLTGVGLVMVFSASFPSAYYETGDGAYYFKRQLIFAVLGLFAMVVMSRINYQRLRGASKLLLGFAVFLLVLVIVPKNPLAITNNNATRWLGTEGFSFQPSEIAKLAVVVYFADSISKKKRKMETWRYGIVPYLAVLGLIAILMMLEPHLSGTILIVGTGIVMMIVGGIQRWLVAAGLGGVGIVAVLYVQLVEKGIIQYGKGRIDTWRDPFNEAWFHGDGWQISQSLIAIGSGGLLGVGLGKSRQKFLYLPEEHNDCIFAVVCEELGLIGACVVMLLFVLLILRGFWIALHAKDRFGTLMVVGIMTLISLQTFLNIAVVTGLIPATGISLPFFSYGGTALALQLFEMGIVLSVSRQIPAPRNG, encoded by the coding sequence ATGCCCAATACGGTACGCCGCCCCGACGACGACAGACGCCGCCGGGAGGCCCAGCGCCGCCGCCAGAGAGAGGAGGCGGAGCGCCGGGAGCAGATACGCATCAGCCGGGACCACCGGCAGCGCACCACCCAGATGGAGCGCCAGTCCCTCATGGGACCCATGGATCTTCCCTTCCTGCTTCTGACGCTGCTGCTCACCGGCGTGGGGCTGGTGATGGTGTTTTCCGCCAGCTTTCCATCGGCCTATTATGAGACCGGCGACGGGGCATACTACTTCAAACGCCAGCTGATCTTTGCGGTGCTGGGGCTGTTTGCCATGGTGGTCATGTCCCGCATCAACTACCAGCGGCTGCGAGGGGCCTCCAAGCTGCTGCTGGGCTTTGCCGTCTTCCTGCTGGTGCTGGTGATCGTGCCGAAGAACCCTCTGGCCATCACCAATAACAACGCCACCCGCTGGCTGGGGACGGAGGGTTTCTCCTTCCAGCCCTCCGAGATCGCCAAGCTGGCGGTGGTGGTCTACTTTGCCGACAGCATCTCCAAGAAAAAACGGAAAATGGAGACCTGGCGCTACGGCATCGTGCCGTATCTGGCGGTGCTGGGACTGATCGCCATTCTGATGATGCTGGAGCCTCACCTGTCCGGCACCATCCTCATCGTGGGGACGGGCATCGTCATGATGATCGTGGGCGGCATCCAGCGCTGGCTGGTGGCCGCTGGTCTGGGCGGCGTGGGCATCGTGGCGGTGCTGTATGTGCAGCTGGTGGAAAAGGGCATCATTCAATACGGTAAGGGCCGTATCGATACTTGGCGTGACCCCTTCAACGAGGCGTGGTTCCACGGCGACGGCTGGCAGATCAGCCAGAGCCTCATCGCCATCGGCTCCGGCGGCCTGCTGGGCGTGGGGCTGGGCAAGAGCCGACAGAAGTTCCTCTATCTGCCGGAGGAGCACAATGACTGCATCTTTGCGGTGGTGTGCGAGGAGCTGGGTCTCATCGGGGCCTGCGTGGTGATGCTGCTGTTTGTGCTGCTGATCCTCCGTGGCTTCTGGATCGCCCTCCACGCCAAGGACCGCTTCGGCACCCTGATGGTGGTGGGCATCATGACCCTCATCAGTCTACAGACCTTTTTGAACATTGCGGTGGTCACGGGACTGATTCCCGCCACCGGTATCTCATTGCCGTTTTTCAGCTACGGCGGCACGGCGCTGGCGCTGCAATTATTTGAAATGGGCATCGTGCTCAGCGTATCCCGCCAGATCCCGGCGCCCCGCAACGGTTAG